The following DNA comes from Flavisolibacter ginsenosidimutans.
TTGTGCGGATCGGAACCTTTGTAGTATTTCTGGCCATTGATGTCCACACCTTTTTCAAAGCTTTTCTTCGCGTTATCCCAAGCGCCGCCGGCGTTGTTTTGAAACATGCCCATCAACACACCGCTAACCGTTGCGCCGGCCAGAAATCCGCCCAACGCTTCGGGCCCTAAAAGAAAACCAATGATAAGGGGGGAAATGATGGCAATAGCGCCGGGCAACATCATTTTCTTTATGGACGCCTCCGTGGAAATGGCCACGCACTTGTCGTACTCTGGTTTTCCTTTCCCTTCCATAATGCCGGGAATTTCGCGAAACTGCCGGCGAACTTCTTCTACCATAGCCATGGCCGCTTCGCCAACCGCACGAATGGCCAGAGAAGAAAATATATAAGGTATCATTCCACCAATAAAAAGAGAAGCAAGCACTTTGGCATTATAGATATTAATGCCCGCCATCGCAAACCCGTTTTGATTGATTACACCAACATAAGCAGCAAAAAGTGCCAATGCCGTTAGGGCAGCAGAGGCAATGGCAAAACCTTTGCCCGTTGCTGCTGTTGTATTACCCACGGCGTCGAGCGTATCTGTTTTTTCACGTACCTCTTTTGGTAGCTCGCTCATTTCTGCAATGCCTCCTGCATTATCAGCAATCGGACCAAAAGCATCTATGGCTAATTGCATGGCCGTTGTCGCCATCATTCCCGCGGCGGCAATAGCAACACCGTATAAACCGGCAAAAGCATAGGAGCCATAAATGCCACCGGCTAATACAAGAATTGGAAGAAAAGTAGATTCCATCCCAATGGCTAACCCGCCAATCACATTGTGGTAGCATGACCTGTACCTGATTGGCGAACGATGCTTAAGACCGGGCGTTTGCCCATAGCGGTATAAAACTCCGTGATGATGCTCATTAATGTACCCACTACCAGGCCAACAGCAATCGCACCAAATACCTTTATAGATGTAAAGCCTTCAATACCCGGTTTTAAACTTCCATTTGCAAAGTCGCGGATCAAATACATGTCACCGGATGGAAGAAGATAAGTACATAAAAAATAAGACGCAACGGCAGTTAGGACAATAGAACCCCAGTTGCCCATGTTCAACGCTTTTTGAACAACGGATGTATGAATGCCTGCATTTTCACTGATGCGGACAAAAAAAGTTCCGATGATGGAAAAGAGAATTCCGACACCCGCAATCAACATCGGTAAAAGGATTGGCGAGAAGCCCGAAAAGCCATCGCTTAATTCCGTGCCTGTGCTGTTAACGACTTCGTGTCCTAAAACAATCGTTGCCAAAACCGTTGCTACATACGAGCCAAACAAATCTGCACCCATGCCCGCAACGTCACCAACATTGTCACCCACGTTATCGGCAATAGTGGCCGGGTTGCGCGGATCGTCTTCGGGGATTCCCGCTTCTACTTTTCCAACGAGGTCAGCACCCACATCGGCGGCCTTTGTATAAATGCCGCCGCCAACAC
Coding sequences within:
- a CDS encoding sodium/proton-translocating pyrophosphatase, which produces MESTFLPILVLAGGIYGSYAFAGLYGVAIAAAGMMATTAMQLAIDAFGPIADNAGGIAEMSELPKEVREKTDTLDAVGNTTAATGKGFAIASAALTALALFAAYVGVINQNGFAMAGINIYNAKVLASLFIGGMIPYIFSSLAIRAVGEAAMAMVEEVRRQFREIPGIMEGKGKPEYDKCVAISTEASIKKMMLPGAIAIISPLIIGFLLGPEALGGFLAGATVSGVLMGMFQNNAGGAWDNAKKSFEKGVDINGQKYYKGSDPHKASVTGDTVGDPFKDTSGPSMNILIKLMSIVSLVIAPTLAGMFGTKNISETGAAKPKTERSISLNDLNSSSPNTHYLR
- a CDS encoding sodium/proton-translocating pyrophosphatase encodes the protein MHSFESYAYLVPVMGLIGLLYTLWKFSWVSKQDAGTDRMKEISTYIAEGAMAFLKAEWKILTYFGIIVALLLGFMGYTNKESHWSIAIAFIIGAFFSALAGYIGMRAATKANVRTAHAARTSLSKALQVSFTGGAVMGMGVAGLAVLGLGGLFIVLLKVFASGALSTSHEVTRAIEVLTGFSLGAESIALFARVGGGIYTKAADVGADLVGKVEAGIPEDDPRNPATIADNVGDNVGDVAGMGADLFGSYVATVLATIVLGHEVVNSTGTELSDGFSGFSPILLPMLIAGVGILFSIIGTFFVRISENAGIHTSVVQKALNMGNWGSIVLTAVASYFLCTYLLPSGDMYLIRDFANGSLKPGIEGFTSIKVFGAIAVGLVVGTLMSIITEFYTAMGKRPVLSIVRQSGTGHATTM